The Winogradskyella schleiferi genome contains the following window.
AGCTTTACGAATGACGTCTCTGACGTTTTTTAAAATCTCTTGTTTGTCCGCAGGAAATCTTGAAATATAAGCATCTATTGCTTTTGCTTTATCTGCCATTTTCAAACTTATTAATTAGCTTCTACATACGACTTAAAGTTATTAAGAATGGCTTGCCAACCGTCTCTTTGTTGGTCTATTGAATTTTGGGTTTCAGCATCAAAAGTAGTTTTTACTAATGTTCCATTGGCTTTATTCTCAAAAATCGTGGTGGACTGTCTGCCATCCTCTAAAGAATAGGTTAATTTGTTTTTCTCTTCAACCTCATCATATATACCTTCAAAATCGAAACCAAAACTGCCGTCTTTGGCTTCCATTCTTGCGCTGTATTTGCCACCAACTTTTAAATCGTTACTCGCTTTTGGGCA
Protein-coding sequences here:
- a CDS encoding SRPBCC family protein, which codes for MSKKVNIEAMINADLQQVWDFYTNPKHIINWNFASDDWCCPKASNDLKVGGKYSARMEAKDGSFGFDFEGIYDEVEEKNKLTYSLEDGRQSTTIFENKANGTLVKTTFDAETQNSIDQQRDGWQAILNNFKSYVEAN